The genomic interval TTGTGTAATCAACCAGTTTATCGATCTCACTTTGATCTTCATTAAGCCACTGCATAATACCTGATAATTGATTTTGAATACCTAGCTCGGTTGCTTTAGAAAATGCCTCTCGGAGGTCATCATTAAAAGGCGCTACTTTATCTGCAATTACTTTTTCTGGAGCCGGTTTATTTTCTTCGTAACCCTTTATTGCAGCAACTGTTTTGGTTTGGCGTAAATCCATTGAAAATGCGACAAGTTGTTCATTGCCTAAACTAAGCTCTTGGGCCTCTTCAAATGCCTGCTCTAAATCGCCGCTAAAAAAGGTCTTACTTACGTTTTGTAGGTTTTCCATTAACTCATTAATTGCTTCTTGCTCTTTATCATTAAGGTCGCCGTTAACTGACATTGAAAATGAAAGTTCTCTCGATTGTGATGATTCACTTACGAATGCCTCCCCTCCCTCACCACGCTGATAACTACTAGCAGACTGAGATTTAAACGCATCGGCAAAACTTATTGTTACTTCATCACCTTCTGCTGTGGTGAAACTGTACTGAGCATTATTACTTAAGCTTGCGTATTGTGCTTGAGTTACCCCCACACTAGCGGGCATTGGGTTGAACAAGTTATCTTCAAACTTATCAAGGCCATCAAAAATACCTTCTTTTGATTTGTTGATACCCTCTTGGGTTTCATCGTTTAGAACGCCGGATTCTTTTAACTCATCAACAGCGTCATCAATACCTATTTGCACTCCCTTACGGGCATCACTTAGCATACCTTTTAATTTATCGTCATCGGCACCATCAGCTTTTGCTTTATTAACGGCGCCGGTGACAAAGTCGAGTACATTTTTAACAATTGCTTCAAAATCAAAAAGGGGCTTATCTGCTTTTTTTTCTTGAACAGGCAAACCAAGCTGCTCTGCCATTTTATCACCTAAAACTTTAGCAGCTAATTCTTTACCTCGTTGCTGATAGCTGTCTTGCGGAGACGCGATGGTAGGTTGTTGTACATCAGCTTTGTTGTTGAATTTGTTTATGTTCTGGCTTGGTACAAAGCCATAGTTGCCTATTTTCATGAATCGTCTCCTGAGCGTGCGTAGTTTATTATCGGCCAGGGCATAAAAAACTAAAGTAAACCGTGCAAAAAAACATCATTTATTCTAGCCAAAACTAGACAAATGCGAACCGCTCCCTACAATAGCGCCGATAAACAGATCTTAGATAAGGTAGTAACGCGAATGGCAGTTATTAAAATAGATACCACACAGTACCAAGCGCAGTTAAGTGAAAAAGAACAGCGTATAACTTCACAGTTTCAACGTTTTGGTGTGGAGCAGCTAGAAGTATTTAGCTCGGAGCCAATTAACTACCGCCAACGTGCCGAATTTAGAGTATGGCATGATGGAGACGATCTGTTTCATATAATGTTTGATCAGCAAACTAAAGAAAAAATACGCGTTGATACGTTTGACCCTGCGGCACCGCTTGTTGGTGAAATCATGCAGGTGATGATTGAAAACCTTAAACCATGCGAGGTTTTACGCCGAAAGCTATTTCAAATAGATTACCTGTCTACACTCAGTGGTGAAATTTTAGTGAGCTTGCTTTATCACAAGCCGCTTGATGATGAATGGCTACGTGAAATTAAGTCACTAAAGGCAAAACTGAGTGAAAAATATAAAATAGATTTTATTGGCCGAGCACGTAAGCAGAAAGAAGTGCTAGGTGATGACTTTGTAACAGAGCAATTAACTGTAAATGGCCAAGAACTAATTTACCAACAAGTAGAAAATAGCTTTACGCAACCTAATGCAAAAGTAAATATAAGTATGCTTGAGTGGGCACAAGATTTATGTAAACCACTTAAAAATGATTTACTAGAGCTTTACTGCGGTAATGGTAACTTTTCTATTGCGCTAGCGGGGTCTTTTAATAAAGTACTCGCAACTGAAATATCTAAATCGTCTGTTCACTCTGCTCAATATAATATTGCCAAAAACAATGTAGACAACCTAGATATTATTCGTATGTCGAGCGAAGAGTTTACTCAAGCAATGAATGGCGAACGTACTTTTTCTCGTTTAGACGGTATTGACCTAAAAAGCTATGACTGCCAAACCATATTAGTCGACCCGCCACGCGCTGGTATGGATGAGTTAACCTGTGATTTAGTGGCTAATTACGAAAACATAATTTATATATCGTGTAATCCTGACACACTGGAACGCGATTTAGATCATTTAACGCGTTCGCATAACGTTAAGCGCTTTGCGATATTTGATCAGTTCCCTTATACACATCACATAGAGTCGGGTGTGTTTTTGCAGAAAAAGTAACTGTGAGTAAAAATTTACAGTCATAAAAAAGCTCCTATAAAGGAGCTTTTTTGTATTATTTTACTTGCTTGCCAAGTAATTAATTAATTTACTGATATCTTCAGGAGCTGTAACACCTGATTCACGGCCTAAGTTTAATTTATACTTACCGTTTACGATAAATGTGGGTACACCACGAAGAGCACCTTTTTCTTTAAAGTATTCTTGATCGCGCTTCATCTTAGAACTTAATGTACGAACCGAAAAGCTTTTAAATAACTTATCAAACTTATCGCCATCAACACCTTGCGCAACAAACACATCTTTCACGTCAGCTAATTCGTTAAATTTAGCGCGCTTAGTGTGAATATGATTAAAAATAGCTGCGATAAGTTTCTCTTTTTGGGGAAGTACTTCAGCAGTTGCAAGTGCTTGGCTCATCATTTGTTGGTTTTCTGGATTACGAACACCCACAAAGTCAACGTGACTCTTTTTAAACTTAACATTTTTATCTAGTTTAGGCTTAAATTCGCTGATCAGTG from Pseudoalteromonas marina carries:
- a CDS encoding DUF5610 domain-containing protein, yielding MKIGNYGFVPSQNINKFNNKADVQQPTIASPQDSYQQRGKELAAKVLGDKMAEQLGLPVQEKKADKPLFDFEAIVKNVLDFVTGAVNKAKADGADDDKLKGMLSDARKGVQIGIDDAVDELKESGVLNDETQEGINKSKEGIFDGLDKFEDNLFNPMPASVGVTQAQYASLSNNAQYSFTTAEGDEVTISFADAFKSQSASSYQRGEGGEAFVSESSQSRELSFSMSVNGDLNDKEQEAINELMENLQNVSKTFFSGDLEQAFEEAQELSLGNEQLVAFSMDLRQTKTVAAIKGYEENKPAPEKVIADKVAPFNDDLREAFSKATELGIQNQLSGIMQWLNEDQSEIDKLVDYTKAMFENLNKLNSATKQTAEEV
- the trmA gene encoding tRNA (uridine(54)-C5)-methyltransferase TrmA, with the protein product MAVIKIDTTQYQAQLSEKEQRITSQFQRFGVEQLEVFSSEPINYRQRAEFRVWHDGDDLFHIMFDQQTKEKIRVDTFDPAAPLVGEIMQVMIENLKPCEVLRRKLFQIDYLSTLSGEILVSLLYHKPLDDEWLREIKSLKAKLSEKYKIDFIGRARKQKEVLGDDFVTEQLTVNGQELIYQQVENSFTQPNAKVNISMLEWAQDLCKPLKNDLLELYCGNGNFSIALAGSFNKVLATEISKSSVHSAQYNIAKNNVDNLDIIRMSSEEFTQAMNGERTFSRLDGIDLKSYDCQTILVDPPRAGMDELTCDLVANYENIIYISCNPDTLERDLDHLTRSHNVKRFAIFDQFPYTHHIESGVFLQKK
- a CDS encoding thiol:disulfide interchange protein DsbA/DsbL, with amino-acid sequence MIKLLKAGLLALVLPMAATSFAATYEEGVHYDVIAERATKKPEVKEFFSFYCPACNNYESLISEFKPKLDKNVKFKKSHVDFVGVRNPENQQMMSQALATAEVLPQKEKLIAAIFNHIHTKRAKFNELADVKDVFVAQGVDGDKFDKLFKSFSVRTLSSKMKRDQEYFKEKGALRGVPTFIVNGKYKLNLGRESGVTAPEDISKLINYLASK